One part of the Gemmatimonadota bacterium genome encodes these proteins:
- the lptC gene encoding LPS export ABC transporter periplasmic protein LptC — MRGRFRREKRLLFYLGVRALRGFVRCVPRRVAHACFALLGDGVRLVDRPAVGRSRTHLNIAYGEELSHAERDRIVRRMFRALGRNVVDLLRMPDMSREDLKAAVRFEGLEHLEEAVATGRGVVALSGHMGNWEILGAALAARGVPLHVVSRRAFDRRAGCLLDRWRKGAGVQVHRREGGLTGVLRALRRGEVVGVLADQDTAGEGVFAPFFGTPARTPTGPFMLARRTGALLLPIWIHMDAAGIHRVRVHPGEEPHPDKDSAEACRQDATRWNRHMERSIRSCPEQWVWFHRRWKSTPPAELPERRQRAKGALSRWRSRRFHPMNSGGALILLGLLCGVLLGGSGCLQSREEPGEPPARGRPTEGMRSVRLQNYRVGMTRWVLHADTASVYRDSKKLVARAVTIDFFEEEEHVSKLTADEGTLHQASDDLEVRGDVVMESDDGVVLETDLLLWDHGASRIHTESFVKILREEDVLTGWGLEADPGLDRVEILKDVRGTLRSEPEEILDEDEQGDS, encoded by the coding sequence TTGAGAGGACGGTTTCGCCGCGAAAAGCGGCTTCTCTTCTATCTGGGAGTCCGGGCTTTGCGGGGCTTCGTGCGTTGCGTTCCAAGGCGCGTTGCGCACGCGTGTTTCGCGCTTCTCGGAGATGGGGTGCGATTGGTGGATCGTCCCGCAGTCGGTCGCTCCCGAACCCATTTGAACATTGCGTATGGAGAGGAACTTTCGCACGCCGAGCGGGATCGCATCGTGCGGCGGATGTTCCGAGCGCTGGGCCGGAATGTCGTGGACCTTCTCCGGATGCCGGATATGTCACGCGAGGATCTCAAGGCCGCAGTTCGCTTTGAGGGACTGGAGCATCTGGAAGAGGCCGTGGCCACCGGTCGCGGGGTCGTGGCGCTCTCCGGGCACATGGGAAACTGGGAGATCCTCGGGGCGGCACTCGCCGCACGCGGGGTACCGCTTCATGTGGTGTCACGCCGCGCTTTCGATCGTCGCGCGGGTTGTCTTCTGGACAGGTGGCGGAAGGGAGCGGGGGTGCAGGTGCACCGGAGAGAGGGCGGACTGACGGGTGTCCTCCGCGCTCTGCGGCGGGGCGAGGTAGTGGGGGTGCTTGCGGATCAGGACACCGCCGGCGAAGGCGTCTTCGCACCCTTCTTCGGAACGCCCGCACGCACCCCGACCGGGCCGTTCATGCTGGCCCGGCGGACGGGCGCACTCCTTTTGCCGATCTGGATTCACATGGATGCCGCCGGAATCCATCGCGTTCGGGTTCACCCGGGAGAGGAGCCGCACCCGGACAAAGACTCGGCAGAGGCTTGCCGCCAGGATGCGACACGCTGGAACCGGCACATGGAGCGCAGCATCCGGTCCTGCCCGGAGCAGTGGGTCTGGTTCCATCGACGCTGGAAGAGTACGCCCCCGGCGGAGTTGCCAGAGCGGCGCCAGAGGGCAAAGGGGGCTCTTTCGCGGTGGAGATCCCGCCGATTCCACCCGATGAACAGTGGAGGGGCGCTGATCCTGCTGGGGTTGCTCTGCGGGGTTCTCCTCGGAGGCTCGGGTTGTCTTCAGTCGCGAGAGGAGCCGGGCGAACCTCCGGCAAGAGGCCGCCCGACCGAGGGAATGCGCAGCGTTCGCCTTCAGAACTACCGTGTGGGAATGACGCGCTGGGTTCTTCATGCGGATACAGCCTCGGTGTATCGGGATTCGAAGAAACTGGTGGCCCGAGCCGTGACGATCGATTTCTTCGAAGAGGAAGAGCATGTGTCGAAGCTGACTGCTGACGAAGGCACGCTTCATCAGGCTTCCGACGATCTGGAGGTCCGTGGGGATGTCGTGATGGAATCGGATGACGGCGTGGTACTGGAGACGGATCTCCTCTTGTGGGATCATGGCGCGTCGCGCATTCACACGGAGAGCTTCGTGAAGATCCTTCGTGAGGAAGATGTCCTGACGGGCTGGGGGCTGGAAGCGGACCCGGGACTCGACCGTGTGGAGATCCTGAAGGATGTTCGAGGAACGCTCCGGAGCGAACCGGAGGAGATCCTGGACGAGGACGAGCAGGGAGACTCATGA
- the raiA gene encoding ribosome-associated translation inhibitor RaiA has translation MKTTITARHFDLSPELRDHVEGRLDRCEKFTDGLIKAHVVLVTEKYRHTAEVSIHARHGGFTGKAESDDMMVSVDLAVEKIERQIRKQADKMHDHNRGERAGVVPGMEANIPEDAGEAEDWEETAELD, from the coding sequence ATGAAGACGACCATCACCGCCCGACATTTTGATCTTTCGCCGGAACTGAGGGACCATGTGGAAGGCCGTCTGGATCGGTGTGAGAAGTTCACCGACGGGTTGATCAAGGCTCATGTGGTGCTGGTGACGGAGAAGTACCGCCATACTGCGGAGGTGTCCATCCATGCAAGACACGGGGGATTCACCGGGAAGGCGGAGTCGGACGATATGATGGTGTCCGTGGATCTGGCGGTGGAGAAGATTGAGCGCCAGATCAGGAAGCAGGCCGACAAGATGCACGACCACAACCGGGGCGAACGCGCCGGAGTGGTGCCAGGGATGGAGGCGAACATCCCCGAGGATGCCGGAGAGGCCGAGGATTGGGAGGAGACCGCAGAGCTCGACTGA
- the rpoN gene encoding RNA polymerase factor sigma-54, with translation MDLGLRLSQKLAQKLVMTPRLQQALKLLQMPSLELSQHIKEELLANPLLEVAEDAEEERKDSSETPEAESAPDSPADDTEASQPEEEVNWADYFDDGFEFTDGARTIREDLEFHERDQVGRSTLGEELTEQLRMNEEDEEILRVAEYIVGCLDDKGFLVVPMEEIAEQLAVDTDLCEQALRTVQRLDPPGVGARDLRESLLIQLEVLGQGDSLAACIVRHHFEAFLRRKYQEIARALRVKVEDLQDAERDIRGLNPRPGAQLALDDARYVTPDLVVEKVEGEYVVSLFDGSVPRLRISRKYQEILRRGTPRETASANGKPKPEGDSRRKEEVDFVQQKLQSASWLIQTIEQRRRTMIRVMEAIVEVQRDFFEKGPGAMRPLTLQNVADRIEMHESTVSRVTTNKYVQTNRGVLPLKHFFSSGLETESGDSVSSKMAQERIRDLIEGENKQKPLSDQRIANLLREDGVIVARRTVAKYREKMGLLTARLRKEY, from the coding sequence ATGGATCTCGGACTTCGTCTCAGTCAGAAACTGGCACAGAAGCTGGTGATGACGCCACGCCTTCAGCAGGCGTTGAAGCTGCTTCAGATGCCATCTCTGGAGTTGTCGCAGCACATCAAGGAAGAGTTGCTGGCGAACCCGCTGCTCGAAGTCGCGGAGGATGCGGAGGAAGAGCGCAAGGACTCCTCCGAGACTCCGGAGGCGGAATCCGCCCCGGACTCTCCGGCGGACGACACAGAGGCTTCACAGCCCGAGGAAGAGGTCAACTGGGCGGACTATTTCGACGACGGCTTCGAGTTTACCGACGGGGCCCGGACGATCCGTGAGGACCTCGAGTTCCATGAGCGTGATCAGGTGGGGCGCTCCACGCTGGGCGAAGAACTGACCGAGCAGCTGCGCATGAACGAGGAGGATGAAGAGATCCTTCGCGTCGCGGAATACATCGTGGGCTGCCTGGATGACAAGGGGTTCCTGGTCGTTCCGATGGAGGAGATTGCGGAACAACTCGCGGTGGATACGGATCTGTGCGAGCAGGCACTGCGCACCGTCCAGCGACTGGACCCTCCGGGCGTGGGAGCGCGGGATCTTCGCGAGAGCCTTCTCATTCAACTGGAGGTACTCGGACAGGGAGATTCCCTGGCGGCGTGCATCGTCCGGCATCACTTTGAGGCGTTTCTCCGCCGAAAGTACCAGGAGATCGCCAGAGCACTCCGCGTGAAGGTGGAGGATCTCCAGGACGCCGAGAGGGATATCCGTGGGCTGAATCCCAGGCCGGGCGCTCAACTGGCGCTGGATGACGCCCGCTATGTCACTCCCGATCTTGTCGTGGAGAAGGTAGAGGGAGAGTATGTCGTGTCCCTTTTTGACGGCAGCGTGCCGCGTCTTCGGATCAGCCGGAAGTATCAGGAGATTCTGCGCAGGGGCACGCCAAGGGAGACCGCGTCCGCGAACGGCAAGCCGAAGCCGGAAGGAGACTCCCGCAGGAAGGAAGAGGTGGACTTCGTTCAGCAGAAGCTCCAGTCGGCGAGTTGGCTGATTCAGACCATTGAACAGCGTCGCCGAACCATGATCCGGGTGATGGAAGCCATTGTGGAAGTGCAGCGGGACTTCTTCGAGAAAGGCCCCGGGGCTATGCGTCCCCTCACGCTGCAGAATGTGGCGGACCGGATCGAGATGCACGAATCCACGGTGAGCCGGGTGACGACCAACAAGTATGTCCAGACGAACCGGGGTGTGCTCCCGCTGAAGCACTTCTTCTCCAGTGGTCTGGAGACGGAGTCGGGAGATTCCGTATCTTCGAAGATGGCGCAGGAGAGAATCCGAGATCTTATCGAAGGGGAGAACAAACAGAAGCCACTGTCGGACCAGCGGATTGCGAATCTTCTTCGGGAAGATGGCGTGATCGTGGCGCGGAGGACGGTGGCCAAGTACCGTGAGAAGATGGGACTGCTCACGGCACGGCTCCGCAAAGAATACTGA
- the lptB gene encoding LPS export ABC transporter ATP-binding protein has protein sequence MTSIAKRAQELRSEGLVKSYRGHRVVDEVDISVRRGEVIGLLGPNGAGKTTTFYMMTGLIPTDAGRVMMDAEEVTRLPMYRHARKGIGYLPQEASIFRGLTVRDNVMAILETLPGSRKEREDRLEELLEELKIRHLASQKAHTLSGGERRRVEICRALVTAPAFLLLDEPFAGIDPIAVGDIQEIIAGLRDKGLGILITDHNVRETLHITDRAYILFKGRVLISGTSEELAENPEARAIYLGERFRL, from the coding sequence ATGACGAGCATTGCCAAGCGGGCACAGGAGCTTCGCAGCGAAGGCCTGGTGAAGAGTTATCGTGGCCATCGCGTTGTGGATGAGGTGGACATTTCGGTGCGCCGCGGGGAAGTGATCGGTCTGCTCGGTCCGAACGGAGCGGGGAAGACGACCACCTTCTACATGATGACCGGTCTGATCCCGACGGATGCCGGGCGCGTCATGATGGATGCCGAAGAGGTGACGCGCCTTCCCATGTACCGTCACGCTCGCAAGGGGATTGGGTACCTTCCGCAGGAGGCGTCCATTTTTCGCGGACTTACCGTGCGGGACAATGTGATGGCCATCCTGGAGACGCTGCCCGGAAGCCGGAAGGAGCGGGAGGACCGGCTGGAGGAGTTGTTGGAGGAATTGAAGATCCGTCACCTCGCTTCTCAAAAGGCGCACACCCTCTCGGGTGGTGAGCGGCGCCGTGTGGAGATCTGCCGGGCTCTTGTGACAGCTCCGGCGTTCCTTCTCCTGGACGAACCTTTCGCGGGGATTGACCCCATCGCGGTGGGGGATATCCAGGAGATCATCGCGGGACTGAGGGACAAAGGGCTGGGAATCCTGATCACAGACCACAATGTCCGGGAGACCTTGCACATCACCGATCGGGCGTACATCCTCTTCAAAGGACGCGTGCTGATCTCAGGGACTTCAGAGGAGCTTGCGGAGAACCCGGAAGCGCGGGCCATCTATCTCGGGGAGAGGTTCCGCTTGTAG
- the hprK gene encoding HPr(Ser) kinase/phosphatase, translating into MRGISAMKLFEDKVVDLDLEMVTEIEKARLPITVSDVNRPGLALAGFTENFLFERIQILGETEMLYMGTLSPEKQEEAYDHLFEQDLPCVILSKGLPVPDPLLARCIKGSVPLLRTKLSTTPFIHLLTAYLNEVFAPRMTLHGSLVDVYGVGLLLTGESGIGKSETALDLVERGHRLVADDIVIVSRRPPAVLVGSSNELLGHRMEIRGVGIVDVRRMFGIRATRMRKRIEVEVRLEHWDPEERYERLGLDDRTTSILGVRVSHVTIPLIPGKNVSVLAEVVAMNHLIRSGGHSPAADLDARLRLLMEEQRTAAEVGDAGDTE; encoded by the coding sequence ATGCGCGGAATCTCCGCGATGAAGCTCTTCGAGGATAAGGTGGTCGATCTCGATCTCGAGATGGTCACCGAGATCGAGAAAGCGCGTCTCCCGATCACGGTGAGTGATGTGAACCGCCCGGGTCTGGCTCTGGCCGGTTTCACCGAGAACTTCCTCTTCGAGCGAATCCAGATTCTGGGTGAGACGGAAATGCTCTACATGGGCACCCTTTCTCCGGAGAAGCAGGAAGAGGCGTATGACCATCTGTTCGAGCAGGATCTCCCGTGCGTGATCCTCTCGAAGGGGTTGCCGGTTCCGGACCCATTGCTCGCAAGGTGCATAAAGGGGTCGGTTCCGCTTCTTCGCACGAAACTCTCCACGACCCCGTTCATTCATCTGCTGACCGCGTATCTGAACGAAGTGTTCGCGCCCCGGATGACGCTCCACGGTTCTCTGGTGGATGTGTATGGCGTGGGCCTTCTCCTGACGGGCGAGAGCGGAATCGGCAAGAGCGAGACGGCGCTGGACCTGGTGGAGCGCGGCCACCGCTTGGTCGCGGACGATATCGTGATTGTGAGTCGGCGGCCTCCCGCGGTGCTGGTCGGGAGTTCCAATGAGTTGCTGGGACACCGTATGGAAATACGCGGGGTGGGCATCGTGGATGTTCGCCGGATGTTCGGAATCCGGGCCACACGCATGCGCAAGAGAATCGAGGTGGAGGTACGGCTCGAACACTGGGACCCGGAAGAACGGTACGAGCGACTCGGGCTGGATGACCGCACCACTTCCATACTGGGAGTTCGCGTATCTCATGTCACCATTCCGTTGATCCCCGGGAAGAATGTCTCCGTGCTCGCGGAGGTGGTGGCCATGAACCACCTGATCCGGTCCGGCGGGCACAGTCCGGCGGCGGATCTCGATGCGCGCCTGCGCCTCTTGATGGAAGAACAGCGCACGGCCGCCGAGGTCGGGGACGCAGGGGATACGGAGTGA
- a CDS encoding bifunctional phosphoglucose/phosphomannose isomerase produces the protein MTERKISHDPAGMMGLVAGFGEQLRSAALLAADGPSLMEGVSPSRIYVAGMGGSAIGGDYLRALMADRCPTPVEVVRSYTLPAGADPSAFVFFVSYSGNTEEVLSCWAEARTRGVPGCAVTSGGALAEAAAAAGVPTLRIPGGLPPRAALGWTSVPLLHAVAEAGLIEQDGNALEEAATVVEEIVSESGPHATGENRVAQWAERAARGLPMIYASAGLTAPGVTRWVCQLNENAKLLAHGCLLPEQNHNEIVGWEVPSRAGEMAEVAFLNDSGVHPRVRLRMEIVAASVEAAGGRPTWFSSRGQSAVARLYSLSILGDLASLWAASARSIDPTPVDSIVRLKQDLASAEKRG, from the coding sequence GTGACTGAGCGGAAGATCTCGCACGATCCGGCGGGGATGATGGGACTGGTGGCCGGGTTCGGGGAGCAGTTGCGCAGTGCCGCGTTGCTGGCCGCCGACGGGCCGTCGCTCATGGAGGGCGTCTCGCCGTCGCGGATCTATGTGGCCGGCATGGGCGGCAGTGCGATCGGGGGCGACTACCTTCGTGCGCTGATGGCGGACCGCTGCCCGACACCTGTCGAAGTGGTGCGATCCTACACGCTTCCGGCAGGGGCGGATCCTTCGGCTTTCGTCTTCTTTGTCAGCTATTCGGGGAATACGGAGGAGGTTCTGTCCTGCTGGGCGGAAGCGAGAACTCGCGGAGTCCCGGGATGCGCCGTCACAAGCGGAGGCGCACTGGCAGAGGCGGCGGCTGCTGCCGGCGTCCCCACCCTCCGAATCCCGGGTGGTCTTCCCCCGAGAGCGGCGCTGGGTTGGACATCGGTTCCGCTGCTGCACGCGGTGGCCGAGGCGGGGCTGATCGAGCAGGACGGGAATGCGCTGGAGGAAGCGGCCACCGTGGTGGAGGAGATCGTGTCGGAGAGCGGTCCGCACGCAACCGGGGAGAACCGGGTGGCCCAGTGGGCGGAGCGAGCGGCCCGGGGACTCCCGATGATCTATGCGTCCGCCGGGTTGACAGCCCCGGGCGTCACGCGGTGGGTGTGTCAACTGAATGAGAACGCGAAGCTTCTGGCGCACGGGTGCTTGTTGCCGGAGCAGAACCACAACGAGATTGTGGGGTGGGAGGTTCCCTCCAGAGCCGGAGAGATGGCGGAGGTGGCATTCCTGAATGACTCAGGCGTTCATCCTCGGGTTCGTCTTCGCATGGAGATCGTGGCGGCTTCCGTGGAGGCCGCCGGAGGCCGCCCGACCTGGTTTTCGTCCCGGGGGCAGAGCGCAGTCGCGCGTCTTTACTCGTTGTCGATTCTTGGTGATCTGGCCAGCCTCTGGGCTGCGTCGGCCCGGAGTATCGACCCGACCCCCGTCGACAGCATTGTGCGTCTCAAGCAGGATCTTGCGTCCGCAGAGAAGCGGGGCTAG
- a CDS encoding HPr family phosphocarrier protein: MIRRTVKIPNTLGMHMRAANVFALAAARYGSVVRVTRGELTVNGKSIMGLMMLAAPLGTRIVIEVEGVDEEKGVQELVDLVESGFGEGVNGGDA, from the coding sequence ATGATCCGACGGACGGTGAAGATCCCCAACACCCTGGGGATGCATATGCGCGCCGCCAATGTGTTCGCTCTCGCGGCGGCCCGTTACGGGAGTGTGGTTCGCGTCACGCGGGGGGAACTCACGGTCAACGGAAAGAGCATCATGGGGCTCATGATGCTGGCCGCGCCGCTCGGAACCAGGATTGTCATCGAAGTGGAAGGCGTCGACGAAGAGAAGGGCGTGCAGGAACTGGTGGATCTCGTGGAGTCGGGTTTCGGTGAAGGCGTGAATGGGGGCGACGCGTGA
- a CDS encoding LptF/LptG family permease has translation MNTLDRYILKRHAGPFFFASSTITFIFVMRVLVDFLDLFASRNLDFPTVGETFLLSLGWILALTFPMAVLVAVVMAFGKLSQDRELDAMHAGGVSFFRVLAPVLGAAAVLSVALVFYNNEVLPEANHRLKTLTGDIHKMRPTIAIREGVFMDDFDGYSILVREVEKGTDALHDVTIHVLDPVESPRTIHAPHGQVLSEDDGNSLTIRLFDGEIHEVDAQDQHSYFLLDFETHDLVFDNLGTKLERRGESTRGDRELSSARMRELTAEFRTEREALSDSLRAETQRNLDGVRRLLQASVETDTPDASVRPGEFVSRARILARRVRSLDRRMDRKTRDIHRYEVEIHKKYSFPFACIVFVLVGAPLGARFRRGGAGMAAGLSFAFFLVYYMSTLGGEKLGDRGLVSPAMGMWGINGLLAVVGFLGILKRDHRFPFHRRVRL, from the coding sequence ATGAACACGCTGGATCGTTATATCCTGAAGAGGCACGCGGGGCCATTCTTTTTCGCCTCCTCCACCATTACCTTCATTTTCGTGATGAGGGTTCTTGTGGATTTCCTGGATCTCTTTGCCTCACGCAATCTTGACTTCCCCACCGTCGGTGAGACCTTTCTCCTTTCGCTGGGCTGGATTCTTGCGCTCACCTTTCCCATGGCGGTGCTGGTCGCCGTGGTCATGGCCTTTGGCAAACTCTCCCAGGACCGGGAACTGGATGCCATGCACGCGGGCGGGGTGTCCTTCTTCCGAGTGCTGGCTCCTGTTCTCGGGGCCGCCGCCGTGCTGTCAGTCGCACTGGTGTTCTACAACAACGAAGTCCTTCCGGAAGCCAACCATCGCCTCAAGACGCTCACCGGCGACATCCACAAGATGCGGCCCACGATTGCCATTCGTGAGGGGGTCTTCATGGATGACTTCGACGGATACAGCATTCTCGTGAGAGAGGTGGAGAAAGGCACCGATGCCCTTCACGATGTCACGATCCATGTTCTGGACCCGGTCGAATCACCCCGGACCATTCACGCTCCCCACGGGCAGGTCCTCTCCGAGGATGACGGCAACAGCCTCACCATCCGCCTGTTCGACGGGGAGATTCATGAAGTCGATGCACAGGACCAGCACAGCTACTTCCTCCTCGACTTTGAGACCCATGATCTGGTCTTCGACAATCTCGGGACCAAACTGGAACGAAGGGGCGAATCCACCCGGGGGGACCGAGAGCTATCCTCCGCGAGAATGCGGGAACTGACCGCGGAGTTCCGAACGGAGAGAGAAGCTCTCAGCGATTCACTGCGCGCCGAGACGCAGCGAAATCTCGACGGCGTTCGACGACTTCTTCAAGCCAGTGTTGAGACAGACACCCCCGATGCCTCTGTCCGGCCGGGGGAATTTGTTTCCCGAGCGCGGATCCTCGCCCGAAGAGTCCGCAGTCTGGACAGGCGCATGGATCGAAAGACCCGCGACATCCACCGTTATGAAGTCGAGATCCACAAGAAGTACTCCTTCCCGTTCGCCTGCATTGTCTTTGTACTCGTCGGCGCCCCCCTGGGTGCGCGGTTCCGCCGTGGCGGAGCGGGAATGGCAGCCGGGCTCTCATTCGCATTTTTCCTTGTGTACTATATGTCCACGCTGGGTGGCGAGAAACTGGGAGACCGCGGCCTGGTCTCTCCAGCCATGGGAATGTGGGGCATCAACGGTCTTCTGGCTGTGGTCGGCTTCCTCGGGATTCTCAAGCGCGATCATCGCTTCCCGTTTCACCGACGAGTTCGCCTGTGA
- the lptG gene encoding LPS export ABC transporter permease LptG → MTILDRYIVRTFLAPLGGSALVFLTVAIVVDLFERLDTFIDHEIPPATILEYYAATMPYIFLLTLPIATLIGILFSLGGMARRNELIAMTTSGISLYRILLPVLLTGLLVSAGGFLFTSELVPRGNRTSHEIYNHVIKGRPRVQGTSRSDLNFLGEDGRFFLIGRFDGLKGHMSDVVVQQFSEGTLVRRIDAETADYGDDGWVFRNGYIRTFHEAGIDARAFLNQSIPEIRETPSDFLKTRKAPDEMTLSELTEHTRRTALSGGDVRRLRVDRLMRFSFPFSCFVIVLLGAPLTSAIRRGGHALGFGIALLVGFLYYILLEIGKTFGYNGTLPPTLAAWLPNLVFTAGGAVGLWRTRK, encoded by the coding sequence GTGACCATTCTCGACCGCTACATCGTGCGTACTTTTCTGGCGCCCCTCGGTGGATCCGCCCTCGTCTTTCTGACGGTCGCCATCGTGGTGGATCTCTTTGAACGGCTGGACACCTTCATCGACCATGAGATTCCGCCCGCCACCATTCTCGAGTATTACGCCGCGACCATGCCCTACATCTTCCTGCTGACGCTCCCCATCGCAACCCTCATCGGCATCCTCTTCTCTCTGGGAGGAATGGCTCGTCGGAATGAACTCATCGCCATGACGACAAGCGGAATCAGCCTCTACCGAATCCTGCTGCCTGTTCTCCTGACAGGTCTCCTTGTGAGCGCGGGAGGGTTCCTCTTCACTTCGGAACTCGTCCCCCGCGGAAACCGCACCTCCCACGAGATCTACAACCATGTCATCAAGGGGCGGCCTCGCGTCCAGGGCACTTCCCGGTCAGACCTGAACTTTCTCGGAGAGGACGGCCGATTCTTCCTCATAGGACGCTTCGACGGTTTGAAGGGACACATGAGTGATGTCGTCGTGCAGCAGTTTTCCGAAGGAACGCTGGTTCGACGCATCGATGCGGAGACTGCCGACTACGGCGATGATGGCTGGGTCTTTCGAAACGGCTACATCCGCACCTTCCACGAAGCCGGAATCGACGCGCGCGCATTCCTGAACCAGTCCATTCCGGAGATTCGTGAGACCCCTTCGGACTTTCTCAAGACGCGCAAAGCCCCCGACGAGATGACCCTTTCCGAACTCACCGAGCACACACGAAGAACGGCACTATCCGGCGGCGATGTCCGCCGCCTCCGGGTGGATCGCCTCATGAGATTCTCGTTCCCGTTCTCGTGCTTTGTGATTGTGCTCCTGGGGGCTCCGCTGACCAGCGCCATTCGCAGAGGGGGTCATGCGCTGGGGTTCGGGATTGCGCTCCTGGTGGGGTTCCTGTACTACATCCTGCTCGAGATCGGGAAGACCTTCGGCTACAATGGAACGCTCCCGCCGACACTGGCCGCCTGGCTTCCCAATCTCGTCTTCACGGCGGGCGGTGCCGTCGGTCTCTGGCGTACGCGGAAGTAA
- the metK gene encoding methionine adenosyltransferase, translating to MSDRYLFTSESVTEGHPDKVADQISDGVLDALLEQDAQSRVACETMVTTGIAIVSGEITTKAYVEIPDIVRNTLRKIGYDSSSYGIDWETCAVMTTIDRQSEDIALGVNAGEGLHKAQGAGDQGLMFGYATDETPELMPLPISLAHGLCRQLASVRHSGEVDFFCPDGKSQVTVEYEGDRPVRIDTVVVSTQHKPDVTHDQIEAAVRETVIDPVLPKELVDPSRPVTFHVNPTGQFVAGGPHADCGLTGRKIIVDTYGGMGRHGGGAFSGKDPSKVDRSASYGARYVAKNLVAAGLARRCEVQVAYAIGVAEPVSIRVETFGTGVLPETEITQLVRNTFDLTPAGLIGGMDLLRPIYQKTAAYGHFGREGEALPWEERDRVEALTAAR from the coding sequence ATGTCGGACAGGTATCTATTCACATCGGAATCGGTGACGGAGGGACATCCGGACAAAGTCGCCGACCAGATCTCCGACGGTGTTCTGGACGCACTGCTTGAACAGGACGCGCAGAGCCGGGTCGCATGCGAAACCATGGTGACGACAGGCATCGCGATTGTGTCGGGCGAGATCACCACGAAGGCCTATGTCGAGATCCCGGACATTGTCCGCAATACGCTGCGGAAGATCGGGTATGACAGTTCTTCCTACGGGATCGACTGGGAAACCTGCGCCGTGATGACCACGATCGATCGCCAGAGCGAGGACATCGCTCTGGGGGTAAACGCCGGCGAAGGCCTTCACAAGGCACAGGGCGCGGGGGATCAGGGCCTCATGTTCGGTTACGCCACCGATGAGACCCCGGAACTGATGCCACTCCCCATTTCGCTTGCGCACGGCCTCTGCCGGCAGCTTGCCAGCGTGCGGCATTCCGGCGAAGTGGACTTCTTCTGTCCTGACGGCAAGTCGCAGGTGACGGTCGAGTACGAGGGAGACAGGCCTGTCCGCATCGACACGGTGGTTGTCTCTACGCAGCACAAGCCGGATGTCACACACGATCAGATAGAGGCGGCGGTTCGAGAGACGGTCATCGATCCCGTTCTTCCGAAAGAACTGGTCGATCCCTCCCGCCCCGTCACTTTCCATGTGAACCCCACGGGGCAGTTCGTCGCGGGCGGTCCCCATGCGGACTGCGGTCTGACGGGCAGGAAGATCATCGTCGACACCTATGGCGGCATGGGACGACACGGTGGCGGGGCGTTTTCGGGGAAGGATCCGTCCAAGGTGGATCGCTCGGCGAGTTACGGGGCGCGCTATGTCGCGAAGAACCTCGTGGCGGCCGGACTGGCGCGGCGCTGCGAAGTGCAGGTGGCTTACGCGATCGGAGTTGCGGAACCCGTTTCCATCCGTGTGGAGACCTTTGGGACAGGGGTTCTTCCGGAGACGGAGATTACGCAACTGGTCCGCAACACATTCGACCTGACTCCGGCGGGCCTCATCGGAGGGATGGATCTCCTTCGGCCCATCTATCAGAAGACGGCCGCGTACGGGCACTTCGGGCGAGAAGGCGAGGCACTCCCGTGGGAGGAGCGGGATCGGGTGGAAGCGCTGACCGCGGCCCGCTAG